In a single window of the Enoplosus armatus isolate fEnoArm2 chromosome 15, fEnoArm2.hap1, whole genome shotgun sequence genome:
- the sstr1a gene encoding somatostatin receptor type 1 codes for MQLNTSSSSSTPPLSSSPLHGTLSSLEDGGGYFLLNGNGSVSGGGASSAALISSIYSVVCLVGLSGNSMVIYVIFRYAKMKTATNLYILNLAVADELLMLSVPFVVTAALLRRWPFGSALCRLVLSVDAINMFTSIYCLTVLSVDRYIAVVHPLRASRYRRPTVAKLVNLCVWMFSLLVILPIILFSSTAPNSDGSVACNMQMPEPERRWMAAFAVYAFLMGFLFPVLAICLCYVLILSQLRVVALRAGWQQRRKSERKITVMVTVVVSVFVVCWMPFHVVQLVGVFLQHHDPTLSQLAVVLGYANSCANPLLYGFLSDNFRRSFQRILCLHWMEAPEEPLDYLDYYSTALKSRRLSLDQDQQENWEEDSEYRNRNPQHQLQDVVCTPMAPPGFKEPDCVLMM; via the coding sequence aTGCAGCtgaacacctcctcctcctcctctactcctcctctgtcttcctctcctcttcatggTACTCTGAGCTCTCTGGAGGACGGCGGCGGCTACTTCCTGCTGAACGGTAACGGCTCGGTGTCCGGCGGTGGAGCGTCCTCCGCGgctctcatctcctccatctACTCGGTGGTGTGTCTGGTCGGTCTGAGCGGGAACTCCATGGTCATCTACGTCATCTTCCGGTACGCTAAGATGAAGACGGCCACCAACCTGTACATCCTGAACCTGGCGGTTGCGGACGAGCTGCTGATGCTCAGCGTGCCGTTCGTCGTCACCGCTGCGCTGCTGCGCCGGTGGCCATTCGGCTCGGCGCTGTGCCGCCTCGTGCTCAGCGTGGACGCCATCAACATGTTCACCAGCATCTACTGCCTGACGGTGCTCAGCGTGGACCGGTACATCGCCGTGGTGCACCCGCTGCGGGCGTCCCGGTACCGGCGGCCCACTGTAGCCAAGCTGGTGAACTTGTGCGTGTGGATGTTCTCCCTCCTGGTCATCcttcccatcatcctcttctcctccaccgCCCCCAACTCGGACGGCTCGGTGGCCTGTAACATGCAGATGCCGGAGCCGGAGCGCCGCTGGATGGCGGCGTTCGCGGTCTACGCCTTCCTGATGGGCTTCCTGTTCCCTGTGCTGGCCATCTGCCTGTGCTACGTGCTGATCCTGAGTCAGCTGCGGGTGGTGGCGCTGCGGGCCGGCTGGCAGCAGCGCAGGAAGTCGGAGAGGAAGATCACGGTGATGGTTACGGTGGTGGTGTCAGTGTTCGTGGTGTGCTGGATGCCCTTCCACGTGGTGCAGCTGGTGGGCGTCTTCCTGCAGCACCACGACCCCACCCTCAGCCAGCTGGCCGTCGTCCTCGGGTACGCCAACAGCTGCGCCAACCCGCTTCTCTATGGCTTCCTGTCCGACAACTTCCGTCGCTCCTTTCAGAGGATCCTGTGTCTGCACTGGATGGAGGCCCCCGAGGAGCCCCTGGACTACCTGGACTACTACAGCACCGCCCTGAAGAGCCGCAGACTCAGTCTGGACCAGGACCAGCAGGAGAACTGGGAGGAGGACTCAGAGTACAGGAACAGGAACCCCCAACACCAGCTCCAGGATGTAGTCTGTACCCCGATGGCACCTCCAGGATTTAAAGAACCAGactgtgttttgatgatgtAG